In a genomic window of Littorina saxatilis isolate snail1 linkage group LG6, US_GU_Lsax_2.0, whole genome shotgun sequence:
- the LOC138969657 gene encoding formin-2-like codes for MGQSTTVILLACAAGALASGIFNYGQDTASPLGAQDDPWKSNTIVQANPWKGEGPPQPQPWKGEGLAQPNPWKKEGLAQPNPWKTEGLAQPNPWKGEGLAQPQLWKGEGLAQPQPWKGEGLAQPQPWKGEGLAQPNPWKKEGLAQPNPWKGEGLAQPQLWKGEGLAQPQPWKGEGLAQPQPWKGEGLAQPQLWKGEGLAQPQPWKKESLALPQPWKGEGLAQPNPWKDEGLAQPQLWKDEGLAQPNPWKGEGLAQPLPWKGEGPAQPQPWKGEGLAQPQPWKGEGLAQPQPWKKESLALPQPWKGEGLAQPQPWKGEGLAQPQPWKGEGLAQPQPWKGEGLAQPQPWEGEGLAQPQLWKGEGLAQPQPWKKESLALPQPWKGEGLAHPNPWKKEGLAQPQPWKKEGLAQPNLWKGEGLVQDDQWKGKGVAPANPWTANSLARDNAWKAKGLAQDDAWKGKGLAQDDAWKVKGRVQDDAWRKKDLLQDVAWRETAKDLLQDDAWRKANSIRQEDPWKSKNLVQDDAWKNKNLVQAWKGENLRQDDAWTEGKDLRQDDKAWQGKGLGVWPGKATLQDWKPSTQEKGWNPKNGPAAWKGEQQPVRQESDLAELNNGYGGWDDKDFKPVF; via the exons atgggg CAGAGCACCACCGTGATCTTGTTGGCCTGTGCGGCTGGGGCTCTGGCCTCTGGCATCTTCAACTACGGCCAGGACACCGCCTCTCCTCTCGGCGCCCAAGACGATCCTTGGAAGAGCAATACAATCGTCCAGGCCAATCCCTGGAAGGGTGAGGGTCCTCCACAGCCACAGCCCTGGAAGGGCGAAGGTCTTGCTCAGCCAAATCCCTGGAAGAAGGAAGGTCTTGCACAGCCAAATCCCTGGAAGACGGAAGGTCTTGCACAGCCAAACCCCTGGAAGGGCGAGGGACTTGCTCAGCCACAACTCTGGAAGGGCGAGGGTCTTGCTCAGCCACAGCCCTGGAAGGGCGAGGGTCTTGCTCAGCCACAGCCCTGGAAGGGTGAGGGTCTTGCTCAGCCAAATCCCTGGAAGAAGGAAGGTCTTGCACAGCCAAACCCCTGGAAGGGCGAGGGACTTGCTCAGCCACAACTCTGGAAGGGCGAGGGTCTTGCTCAGCCACAGCCCTGGAAGGGCGAAGGTCTTGCTCAGCCACAGCCCTGGAAGGGCGAGGGTCTTGCTCAGCCACAGCTCTGGAAGGGCGAGGGACTTGCTCAGCCACAGCCCTGGAAGAAAGAAAGTCTCGCTCTGCCACAGCCCTGGAAGGGTGAAGGTCTTGCTCAGCCAAATCCCTGGAAGGACGAGGGACTTGCTCAGCCACAACTCTGGAAGGACGAGGGTCTTGCCCAGCCAAATCCCTGGAAGGGCGAGGGTCTTGCTCAGCCTCTGCCCTGGAAGGGCGAGGGTCCTGCTCAGCCACAGCCCTGGAAGGGCGAGGGTCTTGCTCAGCCACAGCCCTGGAAGGGCGAGGGACTTGCTCAGCCACAGCCCTGGAAGAAAGAAAGTCTCGCTCTGCCACAGCCCTGGAAGGGTGAAGGTCTTGCTCAGCCACAGCCCTGGAAGGGTGAAGGTCTTGCTCAGCCACAGCCCTGGAAGGGCGAGGGTCTTGCTCAGCCACAGCCCTGGAAAGGCGAGGGACTTGCTCAGCCACAGCCCTGGGAGGGCGAGGGTCTTGCTCAGCCACAGCTCTGGAAGGGCGAGGGACTTGCTCAGCCACAGCCCTGGAAGAAAGAAAGTCTCGCTCTGCCACAGCCCTGGAAGGGTGAAGGTCTTGCTCATCCAAACCCCTGGAAGAAGGAAGGTCTTGCACAGCCACAGCCCTGGAAGAAAGAAGGTCTAGCTCAGCCAAACCTCTGGAAGGGCGAAGGACTCGTACAGGACGACCAATGGAAGGGTAAGGGAGTTGCACCGGCCAATCCCTGGACAGCCAACAGTCTGGCCCGAGATAATGCCTGGAAGGCCAAGGGACTGGCTCAAGACGATGCCTGGAAGGGCAAAGGACTAGCCCAGGATGACGCATGGAAGGTCAAGGGCAGGGTCCAGGACGATGCCTGGAGAAAGAAAGACCTCCTCCAGGACGTCGCTTGGAGGGAGACAGCCAAGGACCTTCTCCAAGACGACGCCTGGCGTAAGGCCAATAGCATCCGCCAAGAAGATCCTTGGAAGTCCAAGAACCTCGTCCAGGATGACGCTTGGAAAAACAAGAACCTCGTCCAGGCCTGGAAGGGAGAGAACCTCCGCCAAGACGATGCCTGGACTGAGGGCAAGGATCTTCGCCAGGACGACAAAGCTTGGCAAGGCAAGGGCCTCGGAGTCTGGCCCGGGAAAGCCACCCTTCAGGACTGGAAACCCAGCACTCAGGAGAAGGGCTGGAACCCCAAGAACGGCCCTGCAGCATGGAAGGGAGAACAGCAGCCTGTGCGCCAGGAATCTGACCTGGCCGAGCTGAACAACGGCTACGGGGGTTGGGACGACAAAGACTTCAAGCCAGTCTTCTAA